The following are encoded together in the Fusarium keratoplasticum isolate Fu6.1 chromosome 1, whole genome shotgun sequence genome:
- a CDS encoding MFS domain-containing protein — protein MINAEEWDWGLKTARLYVGLGAPFTVGMWFLIAETKGHVKLAFPSAELDELFERKTKPFRFHKTTIVTQRMVQMNGEERA, from the exons ATGATCAATGCCGAGGAATGGGATTGGGGTCTCAAGACGGCTAGGCTCTACGTTGGCCTGGGCGCCCCTTTTACTGTCGGAATGTGGTTCTTGATTGCTGAGACCAAGGGCCACGTCAAACTCGCCTTTCCCT CTGCTGAGCTGGACGAACTCTTTGAGCGAAAGACTAAGCCGTTCCGCTTCCACAAGACTACCATCGTCACCCAGCGTATGGTCCAGATGAATGGAGAGGAGCGTGCTTAA